Proteins from a single region of Kluyveromyces lactis strain NRRL Y-1140 chromosome C complete sequence:
- the SPP2 gene encoding spliceosome ATPase-activating subunit SPP2 (similar to uniprot|Q02521 Saccharomyces cerevisiae YOR148C SPP2 Required for final stages of splicesome maturation; promotes step 1 of splicing; spliceosome-associated protein), with translation MNGISISLKSKNKVKKKSGTKKKKKPTVFGIADNDEKATEFKITSVEERKETIKKPLCITPTEPLRSSLNARPESGSLKSEDEQAVVFPEESESKFDFKGPSALRNNIPEKTNEEEYEEVPVEGFGTALLRGMGWDPSAENDSSSEKSTLLHEKPHPELVGIGAKLTTASNSLRTAFMPLIRRKKTANE, from the coding sequence ATGAATGGGATATCTATCAGTTTGAAATCTAAGAACAAAgtcaagaagaagtcaggcacaaagaagaagaaaaagccTACTGTATTTGGTATTGCTGATAATGACGAAAAAGCTACTGAATTTAAGATCACATCTGTCGAAGAGCGTAAAGAAACCATAAAGAAGCCACTATGTATTACTCCTACGGAACCTCTACGTAGCAGTTTGAACGCACGTCCTGAGAGTGGATCACTAAAAAGTGAAGATGAGCAAGCAGTCGTTTTTCCTGAGGAATCAGAGAGTAAGTTTGATTTCAAGGGACCATCCGCTCTGCGTAATAATATCCCAGAAAAGACtaacgaagaagaatatgaagAGGTTCCGGTAGAGGGTTTTGGTACAGCTTTACTTCGAGGGATGGGGTGGGATCCATCTGCGGAGAATGACAGTAGTTCGGAAAAATCTACTTTACTTCATGAGAAACCACATCCAGAGTTAGTGGGAATAGGTGCCAAATTAACAACTGCCTCTAACTCTCTTAGAACTGCGTTCATGCCACTAATACGTCGCAAGAAAACGGCAAatgaataa
- the SHE9 gene encoding She9p (similar to uniprot|Q04172 YDR393W Saccharomyces cerevisiae SHE9 Mitochondrial inner membrane protein required for normal mitochondrial morphology) has protein sequence MLVRRIIVRLPSSPRVWTQYNPRIFYSTGPNTNSTLVDTWKQKLGAYWEKSQNKANETANKLREYSVNFKTQWDKAQKSLKDANERLSQMENDSNDSKLNYNAEGKIKDLPSERERHRKKWARKMELYLDSLQETIFTATRALNDVTGYSSIQKLRNTISSLEEELKDTKKLVNEAKEKYETAIKARSGSQKEVNELLQRKNSWSPTDLDRFTQLYRDDALNSQTEEQSKVKLAELEAKEEELSTNLYRAILTRYHEEQIWSDKIRRTSTWGTFILMGVNILFFVIFQLLLEPWKRRRLVGSFEDKVKMALDDHQKEQNLAISEMSNTIDNLMDKKLQETQTKPHQEEVPKILTFSNIVADFKIWCSLQWTIYYNKLVTLLPETTVTFTKSCFYSYSTLLLSLGILLGHCI, from the coding sequence ATGCTGGTCAGAAGAATAATCGTGCGACTTCCGAGTAGCCCTCGTGTTTGGACACAGTATAATCCTCGAATCTTTTATTCAACCGGACCGAATACAAATTCCACATTAGTTGATACTTGGAAACAGAAGCTTGGTGCATACTGGGAGAAATCACAAAATAAGGCAAACGAGACAGCTAATAAACTTCGGGAATACTCAGTGAATTTCAAAACACAATGGGACAAAGCTCAAAAATCTTTAAAGGATGCGAACGAGAGATTGTCTCAGATGGAAAATGACAGTAACGATTCAAAATTGAACTATAACGCTGAAGGTAAGATCAAGGACCTACCTAGCGAAAGAGAACGACATCGTAAAAAATGGGCTCGCAAAATGGAACTGTATTTAGATTCATTGCAAGAGACCATATTCACAGCCACCAGAGCTTTGAATGACGTAACAGGATATTCCAGTATTCAGAAGTTAAGAAATACAATTTCCtcattggaagaagagctgAAGGACACTAAAAAACTTGTCAATGAAGCAAAGGAAAAGTACGAGACAGCTATAAAAGCAAGATCGGGATCGCAAAAGGAAGTTAATGAATTgttgcaaagaaaaaattcgTGGTCTCCTACTGACCTTGATAGATTTACCCAACTATACAGAGATGACGCATTGAACTCTCAAACGGAAGAACAATCTAAGGTAAAACTCGCAGAACTTGAGGCTAAGGAGGAGGAACTTTCAACGAATTTGTACCGAGCCATTCTTACAAGGTATCACGAAGAACAAATCTGGTCAGATAAGATCAGAAGAACTTCGACATGGGGTACATTTATTTTGATGGGAGTAAATATACTCTTCTTCGtaatatttcaattacTGCTAGAACCTTGGAAGAGAAGGAGGTTAGTCGGTTCTTTCGAAGATAAGGTAAAAATGGCGCTTGATGATCATCAAAAGGAACAAAACTTGGCAATTTCAGAAATGTCAAATACCATAGACAATTTGATGGATAaaaaacttcaagaaactcAAACAAAACCCCATCAGGAGGAAGTTCCCAAAATCCtcacattttcaaatatagTTGCTGACTTTAAGATATGGTGTTCTTTACAGTGGACAATATACTATAATAAGTTGGTAACTCTTTTACCGGAGACAACCGTCACTTTCACCAAGAGTTGTTTCTACTCGTACTCCACACTACTTTTATCATTAGGTATACTATTAGGACACTGCATTTGA
- the PNO1 gene encoding Pno1p (highly similar to uniprot|Q7LHP7 Saccharomyces cerevisiae YOR145C PNO1 Partner of Nob1 Protein required for cell viability), giving the protein MVAPTALKKSDVSEGTVPVTTTSRIVGVDNTEKIDEDDDDADVLIDQDGDAMLVDEENNEESNKKKEDAGVVLDAEGKPRFTSAASSAQTKVKLESRKVSVPPHRMTPLKNNWSKIYPPLVDHLKLQVRMNLKTKSVELRTHPKHTTDPGALQKGADFIKAFTLGFDLDDSIALLRLDDLYIETFEIKDVKTLQGDHLSRAIGRIAGKDGKTKFAIENATRTRIVLADSKIHILGGFTHIRMARESVVSLILGSPPGKVYGNLRTVASRLKERY; this is encoded by the coding sequence ATGGTCGCTCCAActgctttgaagaaaagtgACGTTTCTGAGGGCACTGTGCCTGTTACAACAACTTCTCGTATTGTTGGTGTTGATAACACTGAAAAGATcgatgaagacgatgatgatgctGATGTACTAATAGATCAGGACGGTGATGCTATGCTTGTTGATGAGGAAAATAACGAGGAATCTaacaagaagaaagaagacgCAGGTGTAGTGCTAGATGCCGAAGGGAAACCAAGATTCACTAGTGCTGCTAGCTCTGCTCAAACCAAAGTGAAACTAGAAAGCAGAAAAGTTTCTGTCCCACCACATAGAATGACGCCTCTTAAAAACAACTGGTCCAAGATTTACCCACCATTAGTCGACCATTTAAAACTACAAGTTAGAATGAACTTAAAGACCAAGTCTGTCGAATTAAGAACCCATCCAAAGCATACCACAGATCCAGGTGCTCTACAGAAAGGTGcagatttcatcaaagcaTTTACTCTCGGTTTCGATTTGGATGACTCCATTGCTTTGTTGAGATTAGACGATTTATATATCGaaacatttgaaatcaaagacGTTAAGACTTTGCAAGGTGACCATCTATCAAGAGCAATTGGTCGTATTGCTGGTAAAGATGGAAAGACCAAGTTTGCTATTGAGAATGCCACCAGAACGAGAATTGTCTTGGCCGACTCTAAGATCCACATCTTAGGTGGGTTCACACATATCAGAATGGCAAGAGAATCTGTTGTGTCCCTTATTTTGGGTTCTCCACCCGGTAAGGTTTATGGTAACTTGCGTACTGTCGCATCAAGACTAAAAGAACGCTACTAA
- the MDM32 gene encoding Mdm32p (similar to uniprot|Q12171 Saccharomyces cerevisiae YOR147W MDM32 Mitochondrial Distribution and Morphology): MFTVLGRVMNRHCALRAHSRIRMPTPMKVSSLLPLPHNLLRTYATEKHDMDELNKSTDYMHIQNILLQKEKELSTKHTLLKEATGFYDRFKINTKWFLIRGNRPFSFDELSTLFSWLIISQIIWVILGTTTFVSLVLFTFNTVFAKEMVGKFVGNTLNKYIDSCDVEFQDALVPEWKKGCIRFRSVKVRTVTDGKSDVPSDQLQFDLKFNQVDITLSVRKWMTGHGLIDNLTVLGMHGKVVLNDVNENKLVGWFSNPEYHLGAVKVCDSCFTLRDGNQDYRISIYNMDMNRLRFEWCVSDFFNANVVTGAINHSLFTIHKRQHKLAYLQDLEKDLSPWKRITRLRLDRISVKDLGLDKSSSFNWIEEGSVEIIADLMLPNVEDESQDSDEEKNNKYMVMDLKFNFRDLKAKFPESAPTLSNGETVISFDELKPIINYINNRRVIFNSVATTETIDPDWNRITPVSIKRQKSYPDTTVIPTSVTWPDGEDEVQINKEIIKYHDQPTTNTNNLILKCRIVKNIDELQNVALFRESGVYDVLAMELYVDLMKIVEEWEFKKKNSWMRLWGTTLASQLLIFGLGAMV, encoded by the coding sequence ATGTTCACTGTATTGGGTCGAGTAATGAACCGACATTGTGCCTTGCGGGCACATAGTAGGATTAGAATGCCAACTCCGATGAAAGTGTCATCGTTGCTTCCTCTGCCCCATAATCTTTTGAGAACATATGCAACTGAGAAGCATGATATGGATGAATTAAATAAAAGCACGGATTATATGCATATAcagaatattttgttgCAGAAGGAGAAAGAGCTTAGTACGAAGCACACCCTATTAAAGGAAGCCACAGGGTTTTATGACAGGTTCAAAATAAATACGAAATGGTTCTTGATCCGGGGTAATAGGCCCTTTAGTTTTGATGAGTTATCGACGTTATTCTCCTGGCTTATAATATCGCAGATTATCTGGGTTATCCTAGGGACTACGACATTTGTTTCCTTAGTATTGTTTACATTCAATACTGTTTTCGCAAAAGAGATGGTAGGGAAGTTTGTAGGAAACACCTTGAACAAATATATTGATAGTTGtgatgttgaatttcaaGATGCTTTGGTACCCGAATGGAAGAAAGGTTGTATCAGATTCCGTAGCGTCAAAGTTAGGACAGTAACCGATGGAAAGTCTGATGTGCCCTCTGACCAATTACAATTCGATTTGAAGTTTAATCAGGTAGACATAACGCTTTCAGTGCGCAAATGGATGACTGGCCATGGGCTAATAGATAATTTAACTGTGCTGGGTATGCATGGGAAAGTGGTCCTGAATGATGTCAATGAAAACAAGTTAGTTGGTTGGTTCAGTAACCCAGAATACCATTTAGGTGCAGTGAAAGTTTGTGATAGTTGCTTTACATTGAGAGATGGCAATCAAGACTACCGTATTTCAATCTACAATATGGATATGAATCGACTTAGATTTGAATGGTGCGTCTCGGACTTTTTTAACGCTAATGTGGTGACTGGGGCGATTAATCATTCTTTATTCACAATTCATAAAAGACAACACAAGCTAGCATATCTAcaagatcttgaaaaagATCTTTCTCCTTGGAAGAGAATTACGAGACTAAGATTGGATAGAATCTCCGTCAAGGATTTAGGGTTGGATAAATCCAGCTCATTCAACTGGATTGAAGAGGGATCTGTTGAAATAATTGCCGATTTGATGTTACCtaatgttgaagatgaatcTCAAGATTCTGACGAAGAGAAAAACAATAAATACATGGTaatggatttgaaattcaacTTTAGAGATTTAAAAGCTAAATTCCCAGAGTCAGCTCCTACATTATCTAATGGAGAGACTGTAATATCTTTTGACGAGTTAAAGCCTATTATTAACTACATCAATAATAGACGCGTGATCTTTAATTCGGTTGCTACAACGGAAACTATTGATCCAGACTGGAATCGCATAACACCCGTCTCAATAAAAAGACAGAAATCATATCCAGATACTACTGTTATTCCAACTTCTGTAACATGGCCTGACGGGGAGGATGAGGTACAAAttaacaaagaaatcataaAGTATCATGACCAGCCAACAACTAATACGAACAATTTAATATTGAAGTGCAGAATTGTGAAGAACATCGATGAACTTCAAAATGTCGCCCTCTTTAGGGAAAGCGGCGTTTATGACGTATTGGCTATGGAACTCTATGttgatttgatgaagatagtGGAAGAATGggaattcaagaaaaaaaacagttGGATGAGATTATGGGGCACAACTCTAGCTTCCCAGTTGTTAATATTTGGACTCGGTGCCATGGTTTAA
- the SMP3 gene encoding glycosylphosphatidylinositol-alpha 1,2 mannosyltransferase (similar to uniprot|Q04174 Saccharomyces cerevisiae YOR149C SMP3 Protein involved in glycosyl phosphatidyl inositol synthesis most likely an alpha 1 2 mannosyltransferase utilized for addition of the fourth side-branching mannose onto the GPI core structure) — MSIDIESFPELQKGGTSNTVSFSYNMKLKLYEYLGLIIGLLIALEPSYIHPDEHFQTLEPIFTAWTGAKGTATWEFLPENPCRSITILRLYYTPLLWLNQHIFHLKPLGLLYLYRLQNYLLYTAVVIFFLEFCEVSITHKTKAKFFIRTSYVTWVFQSHTFSNSLETIILLLFLFTCQYCIYEVRSRHYATFSSCFLLGALISIGTFNRVTFPAYLILPLLSVFYHCFLSHWIGVAYTAISTALVSALIILFDTKAYSSTDCKSWVIAPLNNLLYNMKVDNIAQHGLHPRYTHLLINLPLICGPIILLFISQKAVLKLPALSCISGILMLSLFRHQELRFIIPVLPLLCASMNLDNFDTFFQAETIITSWLVFNIVMGLIMGVFHQAGIIPLISYFSGEEFPVHIWWKTYSPPTWMYSNPDLTVSTTNFKENVEFVDNIPWHVVSNHVVDLKGSDIELLNKTLTKFSENTDSIQLIMPNTVLDKLTPLQSQWKFITEWETQQHLDLDHIDMPDWTTIKPGLRLYNVSLIV, encoded by the coding sequence ATGTCAATTGACATTGAATCTTTCCCTGAGCTGCAAAAAGGCGGTACTTCTAACACTGTATCCTTCTCATATAATATGAAATTAAAGTTATATGAGTATCTGGGATTAATCATAGGGCTGCTCATTGCGTTAGAACCATCGTACATCCATCCCGATGAGCATTTCCAAACATTAGAACCCATTTTCACAGCATGGACTGGAGCTAAAGGTACTGCTACATGGGAATTTCTTCCAGAAAATCCTTGCAGAAGTATCACTATTTTGAGGCTCTATTATACACCTCTGCTATGGCTGAATCAACATATATTCCACTTGAAACCCTTGGGTCTATTGTATCTTTATCGGCTGCAGAACTATTTACTCTATACGGCAGTGGTCATATTCTTCCTCGAGTTTTGCGAGGTCTCCATAACGCATAAAACTAAAgcaaaattcttcatcagaaCCTCATATGTCACTTGGGTCTTTCAAAGCCATACGTTTTCCAATTCCCTTGAAACAATAATATTGTTACTATTCCTGTTTACTTGTCAATATTGCATTTACGAGGTACGAAGTCGGCACTATGCAACCTTCTCATCATGTTTCTTGCTAGGTGCATTGATTTCCATCGGCACATTCAACAGAGTCACTTTCCCTGCGTATTTGATCTTACCTTTGTTATCTGTGTTCTACCATTGCTTTCTCTCTCACTGGATTGGGGTGGCATATACTGCCATTAGTACGGCACTAGTCTCTGCGCTCATCATATTGTTCGATACGAAGGCGTATAGCAGTACAGACTGTAAAAGCTGGGTCATTGCTCCCTTAAATAATCTGCTTTACAATATGAAGGTGGATAATATTGCTCAACATGGGTTACACCCACGATATACTCACCTTTTAATCAACTTACCTCTTATTTGCGGTCCCATTATCCTACTCTTTATTTCACAAAAAGCTGTGCTTAAACTGCCTGCATTATCTTGTATTTCTGGCATATTAAtgctttctcttttcagACATCAGGAATTACGCTTTATAATACCGGTTCTACCATTACTTTGTGCATCGATGAACCTTGACAATTTCGatactttctttcaagcAGAAACCATCATAACTTCATGGCTCGTCTTTAATATTGTCATGGGATTGATAATGGGAGTATTCCATCAAGCAGGAATAATACCTCTCATATCCTACTTCTCAGGTGAAGAATTCCCTGTTCATATTTGGTGGAAGACATATTCTCCTCCGACGTGGATGTATTCCAATCCTGATCTGACGGTTTCTACCACGAACTTTAAGGAAAATGTAGAGTTTGTCGATAATATACCTTGGCATGTTGTATCAAATCATGTTGTTGATTTAAAAGGTAGTGACATTGAGTTACTAAATAAAACTCTTACAAAATTTTCGGAGAACACAGACTCAATTCAGCTAATCATGCCAAATACTGTTCTCGATAAATTGACCCCCCTTCAGTCGCAATGGAAGTTCATCACAGAATGGGAGACGCAGCAGCATCTCGATTTAGATCACATTGATATGCCAGACTGGACTACCATAAAGCCAGGATTAAGGCTATACAACGTAAGTCTAATAGTTTGA
- the PTH1 gene encoding aminoacyl-tRNA hydrolase (similar to uniprot|P38876 Saccharomyces cerevisiae YHR189W PTH1 One of two (see also PTH2) mitochondrially-localized peptidyl-tRNA hydrolases dispensable for cell growth and for mitochondrial respiration) encodes MSAQKLLCLSALGNPEPLYRSTRHNAGVIMLRMLKNEFCPDAVLKTSNVSPHIQYCHEPRLNLLMLFNKSQFMNLSGHAMIPVWRKLPHDALHVVLHDELNIPIGNVQLRKPGTSFRGHNGLRDMIKMKGDDKFHKLGIGIDRPNSRDPRIVADYVLANFTKGEMETLQYDSFQKAVEHVRKLLPH; translated from the coding sequence ATGAGCGCTCAGAAGCTATTATGTCTTAGCGCTTTAGGAAACCCAGAACCGTTATATCGAAGTACAAGACATAATGCCGGAGTCATTATGTTAAGAATGCTTAAGAATGAATTTTGCCCGGATGCCGTGTTGAAGACATCAAACGTCTCACCTCATATTCAATATTGCCATGAACCTAGATTAAATCTCTTGATGCTTTTCAACAAGTCACAGTTTATGAACCTTTCTGGCCATGCTATGATACCAGTTTGGCGAAAGCTTCCGCACGACGCACTACATGTGGTTTTGCACGACGAGTTGAACATACCGATTGGAAACGTCCAGTTGAGGAAGCCTGGCACAAGTTTCAGAGGTCATAATGGTCTAAGAGATatgataaaaatgaaaggCGATGATAAATTTCACAAGCTCGGTATTGGCATTGATAGACCAAATTCCAGAGATCCAAGAATTGTAGCAGATTACGTGCTTGCCAATTTTACGAAAGGAGAAATGGAGACATTACAGTACGATTCCTTTCAGAAGGCGGTAGAACATGTACGGAAGCTTTTGCCACATTAA
- the RPT3 gene encoding proteasome regulatory particle base subunit RPT3 (highly similar to uniprot|P33298 Saccharomyces cerevisiae YDR394W RPT3 One of six ATPases of the 19S regulatory particle of the 26S proteasome involved in the degradation of ubiquitinated substrates), which yields MEELGISTPQPVLSVEFGAKNNGLSYGSLLAQLNNDSFAVANGNSDVYLKLKKLEKEYELLTLQEDYIKDEQRHLKRELLRAQEEVKRIQSVPLVIGQFLEPIDENTGIVSSTTGMSYVVRILSTLDRELLKPSTSVALHRHSNALVDILPPDSDSSISIMAANEKPDVTYADVGGLDMQKQEIREAVELPLVQADLYQQIGIDPPRGVLLYGPPGTGKTMLVKAVANATEAAFIRVNGSEFVHKYLGEGPRMVRDVFRLARENSPSIIFIDEVDSIATKRFDAQTGSDREVQRILIELLTQMDGFDQSTNVKVIMATNRADTLDPALLRPGRLDRKIEFPSLRDRRERRLIFGTIAAKMSLAPEADLDSLIIRNDPLSGALIAAIMQEAGLRAVRKNRYVILQSDLEEAYASQVKSGSDVDKFDFYK from the coding sequence ATGGAAGAACTAGGTATTAGTACTCCTCAACCTGTTCTTAGTGTAGAATTTGGTGCAAAGAATAATGGTCTATCATATGGTTCCCTACTTGCTCAGCTAAATAATGATTCATTTGCCGTGGCGAATGGTAATTCAGATGTCTACTTGAAACTAAAGAAGCTGgagaaagaatatgaaTTATTGACATTACAAGAAGAttatatcaaagatgaacAGCGCCATTTGAAGAGGGAATTACTCAGAGCCCAAGAGGAAGTGAAAAGAATCCAATCTGTGCCACTTGTCATTGGTCAATTTTTGGAACCGATTGACGAAAACACCGGTATCGTCTCCTCGACCACAGGTATGAGTTATGTCGTAAGGATTCTATCGACTCTAGATAGGGAACTGTTAAAACCATCAACTTCAGTTGCATTACATCGTCACTCTAATGCCCTTGTGGATATTTTACCACCTGATTCAGATTCTAGCATATCAATCATGGCCGCAAATGAAAAGCCAGATGTCACCTATGCCGATGTTGGTGGGTTAGACATGCAGAAGCAAGAAATAAGAGAAGCTGTTGAACTACCCTTGGTACAGGCGGATTTGTATCAACAGATTGGTATTGACCCACCAAGAGGGGTTTTACTTTATGGTCCTCCTGGTACTGGCAAAACTATGTTAGTTAAGGCCGTGGCAAACGCGACAGAAGCCGCATTCATCAGAGTGAACGGGTCAGAGTTTGTGCATAAATACTTAGGTGAAGGGCCAAGAATGGTTAGAGATGTTTTCAGATTGGCAAGAGAAAACTCACCATCAATTattttcatcgatgaagTGGATTCCATCGCTACAAAACGTTTCGATGCTCAGACAGGGTCTGATCGTGAAGTCCAACGTATATTGATTGAGTTACTTACTCAAATGGATGGTTTTGATCAGTCAACAAATGTTAAAGTTATAATGGCAACCAATCGTGCTGATACTCTAGATCCAGCTTTGTTAAGACCTGGTAGATTAGACAGAAAGATCGAATTCCCTTCATTAAGGGACAGGCGTGAACGTCGTTTAATTTTTGGTACTATAGCTGCAAAGATGTCTTTAGCTCCTGAAGCAGATTtagattctttgatcaTCAGAAATGATCCTTTATCTGGTGCTTTGATTGCCGCCATTATGCAAGAAGCTGGTCTAAGAGCTGTCAGAAAGAACAGATACGTCATCCTACAAAGCGATTTGGAGGAAGCGTATGCTTCACAAGTCAAGTCAGGTAGCGATGTTGATAAATTCGACTTCTATAAATAA